One Osmerus eperlanus chromosome 13, fOsmEpe2.1, whole genome shotgun sequence genomic region harbors:
- the rxfp1 gene encoding relaxin receptor 1: MMKSLVALFLCYGVSPMFTSFNVSEEKASCPLGYFPCGNLSACLPQLLHCNGVDDCGNQADEENCGDNNGWPHLFDKYFGIPNYDLGTKSNTCLLGLVPDRCQCRDLELDCDGAQLQDVPAVAVNVTMMSLQRNRLRKLNADIFYKYQSLQKLYLQHNRIRAVSPSAFRGLYNLTRLYLSYNKISILMPGVFQDLHKLEWLILENNNIHQISSLTFSGLHSLVLLVLLNNSLTKLDDICMEMPRLNWLDMEGNLIENVANVTFCSCNMLTVLVLQRNRIRQIHEQAFSLLQKLGELDLSSNKLGAIPPNLFVYLEDLLQLNISYNPIVNLQVDHFDDLHKLKSLSIEGIEIGNIQRRMFEPLKHLTHIYFKKFQYCGYAPHVRSCKPNTDGISSFEDLLANIVLRVFVWVVSATTCFGNIFVICMRSYIRSENKLHAMCIISLCCADGLMGVYLFMIGAYDLKFRGEYNRHAQAWMDSAQCQVIGSLAMLSTEVSVLLLTYLTLEKYICIVYPFHYLTPGRRRTVSILLSIWVFGFIIAFLPLVCKGLFRNFYGTNGVCFPLHSEQPETTSAQVYSIVIFLGLNLVAFLIIVLSYGSMFYNIQRTGTQTTKYSNHIKNEVTIAKRFFSIVITDSLCWIPIFILKILSLLQVEIPGTISSWVVIFILPINSALNPILYTLTTRPFKETILQVWDNYRQRRPLLSSHPAHHPSLTWQEMWPLPENSQTLTSPEYLPNPSEVSCTTGKSQLITVESTNGV; the protein is encoded by the exons ATGATGAAGTCTTTGGTCGCGTTGTTTCTCTGTTACGGAGTGTCAC CGATGTTCACGTCATTCAACGTCTCAGAGGAGAAGGCTAGCTGCCCCCTTGGCTATTTCCCCTGCGGGAATCTGAGCGCATGCCTGCCTCAGCTTCTTCACTGCAATGGTGTTGACGACTGTGGAAATCAAGCTGATGAAGAAAACTGCG GAGACAACAATGGGTGGCCTCATCTCTTCGACAAATACTTTGGGATCCCAAACTACGACCTTGGAACCAAATCCAATACGTGCT TGTTGGGCCTGGTTCCTGATCGGTGTCAGTGCCGAGACCTGGAACTGGACTGTGACGGCGCTCAGCTCCAGGACGTTCCCGCCGTGGCTGTGAACGTCACCATGAT GTCCTTACAAAGGAACAGACTCCGGAAACTGAATGCTGACATATTCTACAAGTACCAGAGTCTTCAGAAACT ATATCTCCAACACAACAGGATTCGAGCTGTGAGTCCCAGTGCATTCAGAGGGCTTTACAACTTGACACGACT ATATTTAAGTTACAACAAGATCTCCATTCTGATGCCCGGAGTGTTTCAGGACCTGCACAAGTTGGAGTGGtt GATCCTCGAAAACAACAATATCCATCAAATCTCCTCACTGACATTCTCTGGGTTGCACTCTCTGGTTCTTCT GGTTCTGTTGAACAATTCTCTGACCAAGTTGGATGACATCTGCATGGAGATGCCAAGATTGAACTGGCT agaCATGGAAGGAAATCTAATTGAAAATGTTGCAAATGTAACCTTCTGCTCATGCAACATGTTAACAGTGCT gGTCTTACAGCGGAACAGAATTCGCCAGATACACGAACAGGCCTTTTCCCTTCTACAAAAACTTGGGGAATT AGATCTGTCCAGTAACAAACTGGGAGCGATCCCACCCAATCTCTTTGTTTATTTGGAAGATTTACTCCAACT GAACATATCATATAATCCTATCGTGAACCTACAAGTTGACCACTTTGATGACTTGCATAAACTGAAGTCGTT GAGCATCGAGGGGATCGAGATTGGGAACATACAGCGGAGAATGTTTGAACCTCTCAAACACTTGACTCATAT ATACTTCAAGAAGTTCCAGTACTGTGGCTACGCTCCGCATGTACGCAGCTGCAAGCCCAACACGGACGGCATCTCGTCGTTCGAGGACCTGCTGGCAAACATCGTCctgagggtgtttgtgtgggtggtgtcGGCCACCACCTGCTTCGGAAACATCTTCGTCATCTGCATGCGCTCCTACATCCGCTCTGAGAACAAGCTACACGCCATGTGCATCATCTCCCTATGCt GCGCCGACGGGCTGATGGGTGTTTACCTGTTCATGATCGGAGCGTACGACCTCAAGTTCCGCGGCGAGTACAACCGGCACGCACAGGCCTGGATGGACAGTGCCCAGTGTCAGGTGATCGGCTCCTTGGCCATGCTCTCCACCGAGGTGTCGGTCCTCCTCCTTACCTACCTCACCCTGGAGAAGTACATCTGCATCGTCTACCCCTTCCATTACCTCACCCCTGGCAGGAGGAGGACGGTCAGCATTCTGCTCAGTATTTGGGTGTTCGGGTTCATCATCGCCTTCCTGCCGCTGGTCTGTAAGGGCCTGTTCCGGAACTTCTACGGCACCAATGGAGTGTGCTTTCCTCTCCACTCAGAACAACCGGAGACAACCTCGGCACAGGTGTACTCCATAGTCATCTTTCTTG GTCTTAACTTGGTGGCGTTCCTCATCATAGTGCTGTCATATGGAAGCATGTTTTACAACATCCAGAGAACAGGCACACAGACCACCAAGTACAGTAACCATATCAAGAATGAGGTGACTATAGCAAAGAGATTTTTCTCCATCGTCATCACTGACTCTCTTTGCTGGATACCGATCTTCATCCTGAagatcctgtctctcctgcaggtGGAGATTCCCG GGACAATCAGCTCCTGGGTGGTGATATTCATTCTACCCATCAACAGCGCCCTCAACCCTATCCTCTACACTCTGACGACGAGGCCCTTCAAAGAGACCATCCTGCAGGTGTGGGACAACTACCGCCAGAGGAGGCCCCTT